Proteins from one Elusimicrobiota bacterium genomic window:
- a CDS encoding radical SAM/SPASM domain-containing protein translates to MVESARAYAKHNSFVDIRQKAPAKDPRPRLTRLLAGSGSWGLGPAKARLVRAAIGELLRAARPPDGSAPFTLHANVREELARLTDAELPRYLYYRYRYEVYPDRKLLDDYPPCVQIEPTSVCNFRCVFCYQTDQEFTRKANGHMGMMTLDTFKRVVDQIQGEVEAVSLASRGEPLLCRDLDQMLAYASGKFLALKLNTNASLLTESMCHAILQAGVATLVFSADAAAEPQYSRLRAGGSLEQVLKHLKMFAEIKRRQYPQSRMITRVSGVKVAGSGKLGDMERFWGGYVDQVAFVNYNPWENVYGASPSRIAAPCSDLWRRLFVWWDGRANPCDVDVRSTLAVGSVKRAGVSRIWRGEAYERLRAGHLAGKRSELEPCARCAVV, encoded by the coding sequence ATGGTTGAATCCGCGAGGGCCTACGCGAAGCACAACAGCTTCGTCGATATCCGCCAGAAAGCTCCCGCGAAGGATCCCCGGCCGCGCCTGACCCGGCTGCTCGCAGGCTCCGGGTCCTGGGGCCTCGGCCCGGCCAAGGCCCGACTGGTGCGCGCCGCCATCGGCGAACTGCTGCGCGCCGCGCGGCCTCCCGACGGCTCAGCGCCCTTCACCTTGCACGCCAATGTCCGCGAAGAGCTCGCCCGGCTGACCGACGCCGAGCTGCCCCGGTACCTCTACTACCGCTATCGGTATGAAGTCTACCCGGACCGCAAGCTCCTGGACGACTATCCTCCCTGCGTCCAGATCGAGCCCACGTCCGTCTGCAACTTCCGCTGCGTCTTCTGCTACCAGACCGACCAGGAGTTCACCCGCAAGGCCAACGGGCACATGGGCATGATGACGCTGGACACCTTCAAGCGCGTCGTCGACCAGATCCAGGGCGAGGTCGAGGCCGTGTCGCTGGCTTCGCGCGGCGAGCCTCTGCTCTGCCGGGACCTCGACCAGATGCTGGCCTATGCCTCCGGCAAGTTCTTGGCGCTCAAGCTCAACACCAACGCCTCTCTGCTGACCGAGTCCATGTGCCACGCCATCCTGCAGGCCGGCGTCGCCACGCTCGTCTTCTCCGCCGACGCCGCCGCGGAGCCCCAGTACTCCAGGCTCCGTGCGGGCGGCAGCCTTGAGCAGGTGCTCAAGCATCTGAAGATGTTCGCGGAGATCAAGCGCAGACAGTATCCGCAGTCGCGCATGATCACCCGCGTCTCCGGCGTCAAGGTCGCGGGCTCCGGCAAGCTCGGCGATATGGAGCGCTTTTGGGGCGGCTACGTCGATCAGGTGGCCTTCGTCAACTACAACCCCTGGGAGAATGTCTACGGCGCGTCCCCGTCGCGGATCGCGGCGCCTTGCTCCGACCTGTGGCGCCGGCTGTTCGTCTGGTGGGACGGCCGCGCCAACCCCTGCGACGTCGACGTCCGCTCGACTCTGGCCGTGGGCAGCGTCAAGAGGGCCGGCGTATCCCGGATCTGGCGCGGCGAGGCCTACGAGCGTCTGCGCGCCGGCCACTTGGCCGGGAAGCGCTCGGAGCTCGAGCCTTGCGCGCGCTGCGCGGTGGTCTGA
- a CDS encoding glycosyltransferase — protein MPKVSINLCCYNSEPFLEETLASVFAQTYADYELVVVNDGSRDGTDAMIRRHIAQGRPIVYHPQDNAGLGAARNKALELSSGEFIAILDQDDVWEPRKLERQLPLFSRPEVGFAGSDALLMDAAGRPLSLYSRRNPLRRGRVLPELFLYNFIPCAAAVLRKSAIAKAGGFFRPGFRIAEEYELFLRLAEISEFDFAPEPLVRIRVHPASAGWDFDRERAETWQALCECLERQPRLSQEFGPKVLAIKRAGLWLSPEAADALRGRPAGWKARAQAAALYGLACLGPGAADLLRRWNRALHRRAAALTGGDLN, from the coding sequence ATGCCCAAGGTCTCGATCAACCTCTGCTGTTATAACTCCGAGCCGTTCCTGGAGGAGACCTTGGCCTCGGTCTTCGCCCAGACCTACGCGGATTACGAGCTCGTCGTGGTCAACGACGGCTCCCGCGACGGCACGGACGCCATGATCCGGCGGCATATCGCGCAGGGCCGCCCCATCGTCTACCATCCCCAGGACAACGCGGGCCTGGGCGCCGCGCGCAACAAGGCCTTGGAGCTCTCCTCGGGTGAGTTCATAGCCATCCTGGACCAAGACGACGTCTGGGAGCCCCGGAAGCTGGAGCGGCAGCTGCCCCTCTTCAGCCGGCCGGAGGTGGGCTTCGCCGGCTCGGACGCTCTTCTGATGGACGCCGCGGGCCGTCCGCTCTCGCTCTATTCGCGGCGCAACCCCCTGCGCCGCGGCCGCGTGCTGCCCGAGCTCTTCCTATACAACTTCATCCCCTGCGCCGCCGCGGTCCTGCGCAAGAGCGCCATCGCCAAGGCCGGCGGCTTCTTCCGCCCGGGATTCCGCATCGCCGAGGAATACGAGCTCTTCCTGCGCCTGGCCGAAATCTCGGAATTCGATTTCGCCCCGGAGCCCCTCGTGCGCATCCGCGTCCATCCCGCCAGCGCCGGGTGGGATTTCGACCGCGAGCGCGCGGAGACCTGGCAGGCTCTTTGCGAGTGCCTGGAGCGCCAGCCGCGCCTGAGCCAAGAGTTCGGCCCCAAGGTCCTGGCGATCAAGCGGGCCGGGCTCTGGCTGAGCCCGGAGGCCGCCGACGCCTTGCGCGGCCGGCCCGCGGGCTGGAAGGCCCGCGCGCAAGCGGCCGCCCTCTACGGCCTGGCTTGCCTCGGCCCCGGAGCCGCGGATCTCCTGCGCCGCTGGAATAGGGCTCTGCACCGCCGCGCCGCGGCTTTGACGGGTGGAGACCTAAATTGA
- a CDS encoding cytidylyltransferase has translation MENTICALMLGRDGSQGFPGKNTASVLGRPLMAYPILAAQGTPRVSRVYVSTDSPGIKAAAVRFGARVIDRPAELCTPQALGEDAFVHGYRVIRDEAAQEGKTLELVVLLFCNAATVTSELIDEGIAALRARPDLDSAVSVSRYNMWSPLRARRENKDGTLEPFVPFEAFGDPKTLNCDRDSQGDVWFADMGLSIVRPRCLERLSEGLLPQKWMGRRIHPLKQWGGCDVDYDWQLPGVEFWLRRHGFSEAPAESAGQPEKASL, from the coding sequence ATGGAAAACACGATCTGCGCCCTCATGCTCGGCCGCGACGGCAGTCAGGGATTCCCCGGCAAGAACACCGCTTCGGTGCTGGGCCGGCCGCTGATGGCCTATCCGATCCTCGCCGCCCAGGGGACGCCGCGAGTCTCGCGCGTGTATGTCTCGACGGACTCGCCCGGCATCAAGGCCGCGGCCGTCCGATTCGGCGCCCGCGTCATCGACCGCCCGGCCGAGCTCTGCACGCCCCAGGCGCTGGGCGAGGACGCCTTCGTCCACGGCTACCGCGTCATCCGCGACGAGGCCGCCCAAGAAGGCAAGACGCTCGAACTTGTGGTCCTCCTTTTCTGCAACGCCGCGACGGTCACCTCCGAGCTCATCGATGAGGGCATCGCCGCCTTGCGCGCGCGCCCCGACCTGGACTCGGCGGTCAGCGTCTCGCGCTACAACATGTGGAGCCCGCTGCGCGCGCGCCGCGAGAACAAGGACGGGACCCTCGAGCCCTTCGTGCCTTTCGAGGCCTTCGGCGACCCCAAGACCCTCAACTGCGACCGGGATTCGCAGGGCGACGTGTGGTTCGCCGACATGGGCCTGTCCATCGTGCGCCCGCGCTGCCTGGAGCGCCTCTCCGAGGGGCTGCTGCCCCAGAAGTGGATGGGGCGCAGGATCCACCCCCTCAAGCAATGGGGCGGCTGCGACGTGGACTACGACTGGCAGCTGCCGGGCGTCGAGTTCTGGCTGCGGCGCCACGGTTTTTCCGAAGCTCCCGCCGAAAGCGCGGGCCAGCCCGAGAAGGCCTCGCTGTGA
- a CDS encoding sugar phosphate nucleotidyltransferase has product MQAVILAGGKGTRLRPFTTSLPKPLVPVGDYPIIEIVLRQLRRQGFREVVISTGHLAELIEAFCGDGRRWGLRIRYVREDKPLSTAGALRLIRGLRQDFMTINGDILTTLDFRRLYESHRRSRCAATIAVCERQTVVDFGTIQLDDQDRLQAYVEKPAHRYLVSMGVNIFSRRAIGRIKRGEALGIPEFIARLRAAGETVMGFRSQAQWLDIGRPQDYQTAQDLFASPARRRAYLRA; this is encoded by the coding sequence ATGCAAGCGGTCATCCTCGCCGGCGGCAAGGGCACGCGGCTGCGGCCTTTCACCACCTCCTTGCCCAAGCCCCTGGTCCCGGTGGGCGACTATCCCATCATCGAGATCGTCCTGCGCCAGCTGCGCCGGCAGGGCTTCCGCGAGGTCGTCATCTCGACCGGCCACCTGGCCGAGCTCATCGAGGCCTTCTGCGGCGACGGCCGGCGCTGGGGCCTGCGCATCCGCTACGTGCGCGAGGACAAGCCGCTGTCCACGGCCGGTGCCCTGCGCCTCATCCGCGGCCTGCGCCAGGACTTCATGACCATCAACGGCGACATACTCACCACTTTGGACTTCCGCCGGCTCTACGAGTCCCACCGGCGCAGCCGCTGCGCGGCCACCATCGCGGTCTGCGAGCGCCAGACCGTGGTCGATTTCGGCACCATCCAGCTCGACGACCAAGACCGCTTGCAGGCCTACGTCGAGAAGCCCGCGCACCGCTATCTGGTCAGCATGGGCGTCAACATCTTCTCGCGCCGCGCCATAGGACGCATAAAAAGAGGCGAAGCCCTGGGCATCCCGGAGTTCATCGCGCGCCTGCGCGCGGCGGGCGAGACGGTGATGGGCTTCCGCAGCCAGGCTCAGTGGCTCGACATCGGCCGGCCCCAGGACTATCAGACGGCCCAGGACCTCTTCGCCTCCCCGGCCCGGCGCCGCGCTTATCTGCGCGCCTGA
- a CDS encoding DegT/DnrJ/EryC1/StrS family aminotransferase — protein MIPISKPVTGPEEIRAMEKVFATGWLGLGSTVFDFEEALKGYLGAKHVIAVNTGTSALHIALAGWGVGPGDEVILPSITFAACVQAVLALGATPVFAESHEEDLLLDLDDVEKRLTKKTKAVMPVHYCGNPCNLERLNALAGKHGFVVIEDAAHAFGSDYQGRKVGTHSAAACFSFDPIKNITTGEGGAVVLSDDKVAEDIRRLRILGIDKDTWHRYKNTRTYFYEVVSPGYRYHMPNFCAAVGLEQLKKLPGFIARRRQIARRYDAAFAGLGEVKPLAVDYAAVAPHIYIVRVPVGRRDAFMEFLKARGVGTGLHYIANHIQPFFKKYARGPLPRAEKLWQEIVTIPLHCALSDQDVETVVAAVTEFCKSRAAA, from the coding sequence ATGATCCCCATCTCAAAACCAGTCACCGGCCCGGAGGAGATCCGGGCCATGGAGAAGGTCTTCGCCACGGGCTGGCTCGGCCTGGGCTCCACCGTATTCGACTTCGAGGAAGCCCTCAAGGGCTACCTCGGCGCCAAGCACGTCATCGCGGTCAACACCGGGACCTCGGCCCTGCACATCGCGCTGGCGGGCTGGGGCGTCGGCCCCGGCGACGAGGTCATCCTGCCCTCGATCACGTTCGCGGCCTGCGTGCAGGCGGTCCTGGCCCTGGGCGCCACCCCGGTCTTCGCGGAGTCCCACGAGGAGGACCTCCTGCTCGACTTGGACGACGTGGAGAAGCGCCTCACCAAGAAGACCAAGGCGGTCATGCCGGTGCATTACTGCGGCAATCCCTGCAACCTGGAGCGGCTCAACGCCCTGGCCGGCAAGCACGGTTTCGTCGTCATCGAGGATGCCGCGCATGCCTTCGGCTCCGACTACCAGGGCCGCAAGGTCGGCACCCACAGCGCCGCCGCCTGCTTCTCCTTCGACCCCATCAAGAACATCACCACCGGCGAGGGGGGGGCCGTCGTCCTCTCGGACGACAAGGTGGCCGAGGATATCCGCCGTCTGCGCATCCTCGGCATCGACAAGGACACCTGGCACCGCTACAAGAACACCCGCACCTACTTCTACGAGGTGGTCTCGCCGGGCTACCGCTACCACATGCCCAACTTCTGCGCCGCCGTCGGCCTGGAGCAGCTCAAGAAGCTCCCCGGCTTCATCGCGCGCCGGCGCCAGATCGCCCGCCGCTACGACGCGGCCTTCGCGGGCCTGGGCGAGGTCAAGCCGCTGGCGGTAGATTACGCCGCGGTCGCCCCGCACATCTACATCGTGCGCGTGCCGGTAGGGCGGCGGGACGCCTTCATGGAATTCCTCAAGGCGCGCGGCGTGGGCACGGGCCTGCACTACATCGCCAACCATATCCAGCCGTTCTTCAAGAAATACGCGCGCGGGCCCCTGCCGCGCGCCGAGAAGCTCTGGCAGGAGATCGTGACCATCCCCCTGCACTGCGCGCTGAGCGACCAGGACGTCGAGACCGTCGTCGCGGCCGTGACCGAGTTCTGCAAGAGCCGGGCGGCCGCCTAG
- a CDS encoding sugar phosphate isomerase/epimerase, whose translation MKLAVSNIAWGAEDLAGHLRLIRELGCAGVELAASLVWAEPAEATAAQRRELRSLIESGGLRTVGLHALTFTRPDLVLFGEAKPRAALGDYLKRMYELCRDLGGKTLVLGSPKSRRRGGLPIARADAIAADFFRSSAEHAQAFGVYLLIEPLSPAETDYICGSDEGAALVRRVGHPHFRLELDGRALAETKEDYSAFSRHKDILMHVQTSDPGLAEPGSAGLDHGPIGAALRASGYEGYVTLEMRRDPKDCEGAIRRGVAALQEHYVGRVRT comes from the coding sequence GTGAAGCTGGCGGTCTCCAACATCGCTTGGGGCGCGGAGGACCTGGCCGGCCATCTGAGGCTGATCCGGGAGCTCGGCTGCGCCGGCGTGGAGCTGGCCGCAAGCCTGGTCTGGGCGGAACCCGCCGAAGCCACCGCGGCCCAGCGCCGCGAGCTGCGTTCGCTCATCGAGAGCGGCGGCCTGCGGACCGTCGGCTTGCACGCCCTGACTTTCACGCGGCCGGACTTGGTCCTCTTCGGCGAGGCCAAGCCCCGCGCCGCCTTGGGCGATTACCTCAAGAGGATGTATGAGCTTTGCCGGGACCTGGGCGGCAAGACGCTCGTCCTAGGCTCCCCCAAGAGCCGCCGCCGGGGGGGATTGCCGATCGCCCGGGCCGACGCCATCGCCGCCGATTTCTTCCGCTCCAGCGCCGAGCACGCGCAAGCCTTCGGCGTGTATCTGCTCATCGAGCCGCTTTCGCCGGCCGAGACGGACTACATCTGCGGCAGCGACGAGGGGGCCGCTTTGGTGCGGCGCGTCGGGCATCCTCATTTCCGCCTTGAGCTCGACGGGCGCGCGCTGGCCGAGACGAAGGAAGACTACAGCGCTTTTTCGAGGCACAAGGACATCTTGATGCACGTACAGACCTCGGATCCCGGCCTGGCCGAGCCCGGTTCGGCCGGCCTCGATCACGGTCCCATCGGGGCTGCCCTGCGCGCCAGCGGCTATGAAGGCTATGTCACGCTCGAGATGCGCCGGGATCCCAAGGATTGCGAAGGCGCGATCCGCCGCGGCGTCGCCGCGCTTCAGGAGCATTATGTCGGGAGGGTCCGGACATGA
- a CDS encoding class I SAM-dependent methyltransferase encodes MFDFYFGTQEEILKDEPRFLLGVKRMLPRWVNSIPDSEFLAIYDILERFVSKDRPVLIETGAGASSLVMLYFAFKHGGRLYSWDFVGPKGAFLRGVAVDCFGPLFHTSLQDHWRFIAGSSHSPDVGIPILGELGEKVDFGFFDSEHTWDVLRGELERAEPFLKDGAVVALDDANYDFAHANTAYANMIRRKLGLPPVPEPSDNRVRPFYQEAEGFLKRHWSGVEPIQDAYKPNCRNDMFFSYYRTDREVMNAAGMEKLDALEHRFDAWKVQGRR; translated from the coding sequence ATGTTCGACTTCTATTTCGGCACCCAGGAGGAGATCCTCAAGGATGAGCCGCGCTTCCTGCTCGGGGTCAAGCGCATGCTGCCGCGCTGGGTCAACTCCATCCCCGATTCCGAGTTCCTGGCCATCTACGACATCCTCGAGCGCTTCGTCTCCAAGGACCGGCCCGTCCTCATCGAGACCGGGGCGGGCGCTTCATCGCTGGTCATGCTCTACTTCGCCTTCAAGCACGGCGGCCGTCTCTACAGCTGGGACTTCGTGGGCCCCAAGGGCGCCTTCCTGCGCGGCGTCGCGGTGGACTGCTTCGGCCCGTTGTTCCACACCAGCCTGCAGGACCACTGGCGCTTCATCGCCGGCTCCAGCCACTCGCCCGATGTCGGCATCCCCATCCTGGGCGAGCTCGGCGAGAAGGTCGACTTCGGGTTCTTCGACTCCGAGCATACCTGGGACGTCCTGCGCGGCGAGCTCGAGCGGGCCGAGCCGTTCCTGAAGGACGGGGCGGTCGTGGCGCTCGACGACGCCAACTATGACTTCGCCCACGCCAACACGGCCTACGCGAACATGATCCGGCGCAAGCTCGGCCTGCCGCCGGTCCCGGAGCCGTCCGACAACCGCGTGCGTCCGTTCTACCAGGAGGCCGAGGGATTCTTGAAGCGGCACTGGTCCGGCGTGGAGCCGATCCAGGACGCCTACAAGCCGAATTGCCGCAACGACATGTTCTTCTCCTATTACCGGACCGACCGCGAGGTGATGAACGCGGCGGGAATGGAGAAGCTGGACGCCCTCGAGCACCGTTTCGACGCCTGGAAGGTGCAGGGCCGCAGGTGA
- a CDS encoding SDR family oxidoreductase, with protein MKGLSGLRVLVAGSSGGIGREVVRQLAQRGAVIGAHYYRSAPGLDGSAGPARLKSFKADLSRPEPAAKLVAAFARWAGGIDALVQLTGDIHAADIFEVTPAQWRAELEMNLTAPFFLAREAMARMRRAGRVVLAGTASVPHGGGRDTMAYGAAKAGIECVVKGLARVGAPRGILVNAVCPGFIATGFHTVRLGKDAAAMSRRAALVPLKRAGTPAEVAGPVLFLLSEQASYITGQCIAISGGDWL; from the coding sequence ATGAAGGGACTTTCGGGTCTGCGCGTCCTCGTCGCCGGCTCCAGCGGCGGCATCGGCCGGGAGGTCGTCCGGCAGCTGGCGCAGCGCGGCGCCGTGATCGGAGCCCACTACTACCGCTCAGCTCCCGGACTTGACGGCTCGGCCGGGCCCGCGAGACTCAAGTCCTTCAAGGCGGATCTCTCCCGGCCCGAGCCGGCGGCCAAGCTGGTCGCGGCCTTCGCCCGCTGGGCCGGCGGCATCGACGCCCTCGTGCAGCTGACCGGCGACATCCATGCGGCCGACATCTTCGAAGTCACTCCGGCGCAGTGGCGCGCGGAGCTCGAGATGAACCTCACGGCGCCCTTCTTCCTGGCGCGGGAAGCGATGGCCCGGATGAGGCGGGCCGGGCGCGTCGTGCTGGCGGGCACGGCTTCGGTCCCACACGGCGGCGGCCGCGACACGATGGCCTACGGCGCGGCCAAGGCCGGCATCGAATGCGTCGTCAAGGGCCTGGCTCGTGTCGGCGCGCCGCGCGGCATCCTCGTCAACGCGGTATGCCCCGGGTTCATCGCGACCGGGTTCCACACCGTCCGCTTGGGCAAGGATGCCGCCGCGATGTCGCGGAGGGCGGCGCTGGTGCCTCTCAAGCGCGCGGGCACGCCCGCCGAGGTTGCGGGGCCGGTCTTGTTCCTGCTTTCCGAGCAGGCGTCTTATATCACCGGGCAGTGCATCGCGATCAGCGGGGGGGACTGGCTATAA
- a CDS encoding SDR family NAD(P)-dependent oxidoreductase — translation MNWKNRRILVTGAGGFIGSHLTEELVRQGAKVRALVHYNSRGHWGLLEKLDVEVLRRIEIVPGDISDPQCVSRLTEGRELVFHLAALIAIPYSYTAAGSYVAVNVTGTLNVLEACRRHKVRKLVHTSTSEVYGTARYVPIDEGHPLQGQSPYSATKIGADHLAESYFRSFGLPVAVIRPFNTFGPRQSARAVIPTIITQLLEGRQALELGSVTPVRDFNYVADTVSGFLAAAASPRSVGEVINIGSGRGVSVAQTAQTIMRLMGRKARIARSAARVRPERSEVMRLVCDNRKARRLLGWKPRWSLEEGLARTIDYLARNRADYKAGIYNL, via the coding sequence ATGAACTGGAAGAACAGACGCATCCTCGTGACCGGCGCCGGAGGCTTCATCGGCAGCCACCTGACCGAGGAGCTCGTCCGCCAGGGCGCCAAAGTCAGGGCTCTGGTGCACTACAACTCCCGCGGCCACTGGGGCCTCCTCGAGAAGCTCGACGTCGAGGTCCTGCGCCGCATCGAGATCGTCCCCGGCGACATCAGCGACCCCCAATGCGTGTCCCGCCTGACCGAAGGCCGCGAGCTCGTCTTCCACCTGGCCGCGCTCATCGCCATCCCCTATTCCTACACCGCCGCGGGCAGCTACGTGGCGGTCAATGTGACCGGGACCTTGAATGTCCTCGAAGCCTGCCGCCGGCACAAGGTGCGCAAGCTGGTGCACACCTCCACCTCTGAGGTCTACGGCACCGCGCGCTACGTCCCCATCGACGAAGGCCATCCCCTGCAGGGGCAATCCCCCTACTCCGCGACCAAGATCGGCGCCGACCACCTGGCCGAGAGCTATTTCCGCTCCTTCGGCCTGCCCGTGGCCGTCATCCGGCCTTTCAACACCTTCGGCCCCCGGCAGTCGGCCCGCGCCGTCATCCCCACCATCATCACCCAGCTCCTGGAAGGACGGCAGGCCCTGGAGCTGGGCTCGGTCACCCCGGTCCGGGATTTCAACTACGTGGCGGACACGGTCTCGGGATTCCTGGCCGCGGCCGCTTCGCCGAGGTCCGTGGGCGAGGTCATCAACATCGGCTCAGGCCGAGGCGTGAGCGTGGCCCAGACGGCCCAGACCATCATGCGGCTGATGGGGCGCAAGGCCCGCATCGCCAGATCGGCGGCGCGGGTGCGCCCGGAGCGCAGCGAGGTCATGCGCCTGGTCTGCGACAACCGCAAGGCCCGGCGCCTGCTGGGCTGGAAGCCGCGCTGGTCGCTGGAAGAGGGGCTGGCCCGGACCATCGATTACCTGGCCAGGAACCGAGCCGACTACAAGGCCGGCATCTACAACCTCTGA
- a CDS encoding radical SAM protein, translated as MKVLFLYPNLHGMNMLPPAVGLLIALLRERGHQVALFDSTNWVMTGADDFDSDQAKAKNLNARPFDDSLLRSELRTGDVCADFRSAVEDFKPGLIAVSVSEDIFPVGIRLLEAVKDLRVPTIMGGVFPTFAPELCLAHDTVDMVCIGEGEGLLPELCARLAAGRSYDDLENLWLKKADGGTIKNPLAPPVDIDRNPLVDFSDFDESRLYRPMQGKVWRMLPVETHRGCPYTCGYCNSPSQDRMYREHTGKRYFRAKSTAALRAELQHYVRDYKAEAFYFWADTFLAYTDKQFGEFIEMYQDIRLPFWCQAFPETIREDRIRKLMGVGLFRVGTGIEHGNEEFRRKVLRRSARNAAIIENLRILNRCGLPFSVNNIIGFPTETRELAFDTIELNRQVQADSHNAYSFSPFHGTPLRELAEKLGYIAPGAIARSLTKATILDMPQFRPHEIEGLRRCFVLYVKMPKSRWPDIAQAEKLTPEGDRIWEQLRDECATRYLGLDSPAPKP; from the coding sequence ATGAAAGTCCTTTTCCTGTATCCCAACCTGCACGGCATGAACATGCTGCCTCCCGCCGTGGGACTGCTCATCGCCCTCCTGCGCGAGCGCGGGCACCAGGTGGCGCTTTTCGACTCCACCAACTGGGTCATGACCGGGGCGGACGACTTCGACAGCGACCAGGCCAAGGCGAAGAATCTCAACGCCCGCCCTTTCGACGATTCTCTGCTGCGTTCCGAGCTGCGCACCGGCGACGTGTGCGCGGACTTCCGGAGCGCGGTGGAGGATTTCAAGCCCGGCCTCATCGCCGTCTCGGTGTCGGAGGATATCTTCCCTGTCGGGATCCGGCTGCTGGAGGCGGTCAAGGACCTGCGGGTGCCGACCATCATGGGCGGCGTCTTCCCGACCTTCGCTCCGGAGCTGTGCCTGGCCCACGACACGGTGGACATGGTCTGCATCGGGGAAGGGGAAGGACTCCTGCCGGAGCTCTGCGCGCGCCTGGCGGCAGGCCGCTCCTACGACGACCTGGAGAACCTTTGGCTCAAGAAGGCGGACGGGGGCACTATCAAGAACCCGCTGGCCCCCCCCGTGGACATCGACCGCAATCCCCTGGTGGACTTCAGCGATTTCGACGAGTCTCGCCTCTACCGGCCCATGCAGGGCAAGGTCTGGCGCATGCTCCCGGTCGAGACTCACCGAGGCTGTCCCTACACCTGCGGCTACTGCAATTCGCCGTCCCAAGACCGCATGTACAGGGAGCATACAGGCAAACGCTATTTCCGCGCCAAATCCACCGCCGCCTTGCGCGCGGAGCTCCAGCATTATGTCCGGGACTACAAGGCGGAAGCCTTCTATTTCTGGGCCGACACCTTCTTGGCCTACACCGACAAGCAGTTCGGCGAGTTCATCGAGATGTACCAGGACATCCGCCTTCCCTTCTGGTGCCAGGCTTTCCCGGAGACCATCCGCGAGGACCGCATCCGCAAGCTGATGGGAGTGGGCCTCTTCCGCGTGGGCACGGGGATCGAGCACGGCAACGAAGAGTTCCGAAGGAAGGTCCTGCGCCGCAGCGCGCGCAACGCCGCGATCATCGAGAACCTCCGCATCCTCAACCGCTGCGGCCTCCCGTTCAGCGTCAACAACATCATCGGTTTTCCTACCGAGACGCGGGAGTTGGCCTTCGACACCATCGAGCTCAACCGCCAGGTGCAGGCGGACAGCCACAATGCCTACTCCTTCAGCCCGTTCCACGGCACGCCATTGCGCGAGCTGGCCGAGAAGCTCGGCTACATCGCCCCCGGCGCCATAGCCCGCTCCCTGACCAAGGCGACCATCCTCGACATGCCCCAGTTCCGGCCGCATGAGATAGAAGGCCTGCGCCGCTGTTTCGTGCTCTACGTGAAGATGCCCAAGAGCCGGTGGCCGGACATCGCTCAGGCCGAAAAGCTGACTCCCGAAGGGGACCGCATCTGGGAACAGCTGCGTGATGAATGCGCGACCCGATACCTGGGGCTCGACTCTCCGGCGCCGAAACCCTAG
- a CDS encoding MaoC family dehydratase translates to MLPPDRRVAVLRYEDISLGQRARLEVQLTSELIDAFARLSGDVNPLHTDDSFAQGRGFPARLAHGLLVGAFFSTIAGTLLPGRDCLLQSFRCDFKRPVPAGTRLAMEAVVTQKVDAVRTVVLEISARDQDGSLVLAGRMQAGMLP, encoded by the coding sequence ATGCTTCCTCCCGACCGGCGTGTCGCGGTCCTGCGCTACGAGGACATCTCCCTCGGCCAGCGCGCGCGGCTGGAGGTCCAGCTGACCTCCGAGCTCATCGACGCCTTCGCGCGCTTGAGCGGCGACGTCAATCCCCTGCACACCGACGACTCCTTCGCGCAGGGCCGAGGGTTCCCGGCGCGGCTCGCGCACGGGCTTCTGGTCGGCGCCTTCTTCTCCACCATCGCCGGCACTTTGCTGCCCGGGCGCGACTGCCTGCTGCAGTCCTTCCGCTGCGATTTCAAGAGGCCGGTCCCGGCCGGGACCCGTCTCGCTATGGAGGCCGTGGTGACTCAGAAGGTGGACGCGGTGCGCACCGTGGTCCTAGAGATATCGGCGAGGGACCAGGACGGCAGCTTGGTCCTGGCCGGACGCATGCAAGCCGGCATGCTGCCATGA